Genomic DNA from Inediibacterium massiliense:
CAATGAAAAAGATCCTTTATCATTAGATATTAGATGAAAAATCACTTAATATGTTAACTTCTAATTTATGACTTTATTACAAGTCCTAACAATTTTGAAAAATTTACAGCTTGCAAGGGAGAAACTATTGCTCCCCTAATATCTTCCTGCCGTACTCCTAATCCGTCTACAATGGAAGTACTCAAATCTATCCCTGATAGGCTAGTTCCAGACATCTGACTTAACTGTAAATTGCAGTTATCAAATTGTATTTTAGATAATTTACTATTTTGAAAATCACTATTTTCCAACAGACTATCTTGAAATAAAACTTTTTTCATTTGAATAAATCTCATAAATGAAAACTTTCCATTACATTCTTTTACATAAACATTCTGGAGTGTAGCATTGCTTAGATCTATACCTATAAGCTTGCAATTCACAAACTCCGTTCGATGAATAATTGCTCCCTTAAAATCTACATTTGATAGATCGCAATTTTCAAATCTTACGTTTGTCAGCTCTAATGATTCCAATGCTATATCCTGAAAACTTACATTTTTAAAAATCACACCTTCAAAACTTACTTGATAAGCCATTTGATTATCTATGCTGCAATCCGATATATAAACATGTTCAAATTTATCTTCATCTTTTATATCATTCATTTGGGTATACATATTTTCAATCCCATTTATAAATTTGGGTCTTATTAATTTAAACTCATCTTGATTCGTACTCACCCTACCCCTCTTCTCTAAATACTTATTTTATATTTTTTCTCTATATTCATGTAGCGTTTTATTAAAATCCCTAGTCCCAAACTCCCTCCAATTCCCACTAACCATCCAGCTATATTAGATTTACCATAAATGCTCAACAAAGCTCCTAAAAAATAAATAAGAGAATAGTATATCCACATATTGGCACATTCTTTATTATAGGCTTTAATATCTATTATATCTTCACTTTTTACTACCGTCCCAGACCAAAAACTAACAGGTTTATTTGATTTTTTTGCATATAACCCTATTCCAAGGAAAGTACATCCACATATTAAACTCACTAAAATTATTATAATATTTTCCATTAAATCCTCCCACCATTCTATAAAAAATCATCATAAATTGGTTAACAAATTCTGAGCAAATTCTTTTGCTTTCAATATGATTATACCCTTCATCATTTAACACTCCTTTCGATTTTATCAACAGCACGTTAGACCATCTACGTCCAATATCTCTAAAAACTTTTTTGAAGCTTGGGAAAGAGATACACTTTTTAAAAAACAAATTCCTATACTTCTTTTAGGAATTTCTTCCATTGTTTTGACTTCATATAAAATTCCATTCTTTAAATATGCCTGTGAAAACTCTTTAATTACACAAGCTATACCTAAATTGATTCTTG
This window encodes:
- a CDS encoding pentapeptide repeat-containing protein; the protein is MSTNQDEFKLIRPKFINGIENMYTQMNDIKDEDKFEHVYISDCSIDNQMAYQVSFEGVIFKNVSFQDIALESLELTNVRFENCDLSNVDFKGAIIHRTEFVNCKLIGIDLSNATLQNVYVKECNGKFSFMRFIQMKKVLFQDSLLENSDFQNSKLSKIQFDNCNLQLSQMSGTSLSGIDLSTSIVDGLGVRQEDIRGAIVSPLQAVNFSKLLGLVIKS